A genomic stretch from Acetobacter ascendens includes:
- a CDS encoding ankyrin repeat domain-containing protein: MTEVSSRTPSEQGTAAPATGGGAQGFTREQIEALFLNAAREGDADMLSRFLQAGMDPNLRAEKGYTPLILASYNGHKDAVSVLLAHGAKPDLQDSKGATALAGVAFKGDMPIATMLLEAGAGVDIPNAVGRTPLIFAVMFGRDDMALLLLNAGANPILRDGEGLNAIDLARRQGKPALEEALKAVAASLS; encoded by the coding sequence ATGACAGAAGTTTCTTCCCGGACTCCGTCCGAGCAGGGAACAGCCGCCCCGGCAACCGGTGGTGGCGCACAGGGCTTTACGCGTGAACAGATTGAAGCACTTTTCCTGAACGCTGCGCGGGAAGGAGATGCAGATATGCTGTCCCGCTTTTTGCAGGCTGGGATGGACCCGAATCTGAGGGCCGAAAAAGGGTATACCCCGCTCATTTTGGCATCTTACAATGGGCATAAGGATGCTGTGAGTGTGCTTTTAGCTCATGGTGCAAAGCCAGATTTGCAAGATAGCAAAGGAGCGACAGCGCTGGCTGGCGTGGCGTTTAAAGGAGATATGCCTATTGCCACCATGCTGCTGGAAGCAGGGGCGGGGGTGGATATTCCCAATGCTGTTGGGCGCACGCCACTCATCTTTGCTGTGATGTTTGGGCGGGATGATATGGCGCTTTTGTTACTGAACGCTGGTGCCAACCCAATATTGCGTGATGGCGAAGGCTTAAACGCTATTGATCTGGCCCGCAGGCAAGGCAAGCCCGCACTTGAAGAAGCGCTGAAAGCAGTGGCCGCCAGCCTTTCCTGA